Genomic DNA from Candidozyma auris chromosome 1, complete sequence:
acatgCTCCTCAATTCTCcatcaaaaaatcaagttcACGATATGCGAGCGTTGGATTCAATACCGCTCATCATGGAGCCTGACTCAAATTTTTACAAGTCCCCTCTAGTCGTATTGGATTTTCAGTCGTTGTACCCATCCATTATGATAGCTTACAACTACTGTTACTCAACACTTCTCGGTCCAATTGAAGGTTATGAACAGAATAAGAATGTGGTAGGTTATCTACCGCACCTAAAACTTCCCAGAGGTATCATCGATATACTATTAAAAAACGATGGTATCAACATCTCTCCTAATGGAATGATGTTCGTATCCAGCAGGTTTCGACGGTCAATTTTGTCAAGAATGTTGCAAGAGATTTTGAATATGAGAATTAATGTCAAAGCAGTGGCTGGAGCATTCCGAGAGGACATTGAGCTTGCTAAATTGTACAACCTGAAGCAGCTCGCATTAAAACTCATAGCAAATGTTACATATGGCTACACATCAGCCAGTTTCAGCGGCCGAATGCCAAATTCCGACATTGCTGACGCAATTGTATCGACAGGAAGAGAGATTCTCACGAAGTCTATAGAAATCATTGAAGGCAGTCCCTTCGAGGCTAAAGTTGTGTACGGCGATACCGATTCTTTATTTGTATACTTTCCGGGGCGATCTAAAGAGCAAGCTTTCGAGTTTGGTAAGCAGCTTGCAAAGGACATAACTGAGTTCTTTCCTGATCCTATAAAGCTtaagtttgagaagatttACCATCCCTCTGTTTTGTTGGCGAAGAAACGTTATGTGGGGCAATGCTATGAGTTTGAGGACCAGAAGGTTCCAAAGTTTGAAGCCAAGGGTATAGAAACAATCCGCAGAGATGGAATTCCAGCCCAGCTGAAGATGGTTGGCAAAAGTTTGTGGATTCTTTTTGATACCAAGGACCTTTCAAAAGTAAAGCTGTATGTTATTGATCAGTTCCAAAAGATTTTTCTCAACAAGGTAAACGTTAAAgatttttgttttgctAAAGAAGTCAGGTATGGCTCCTATAAAAATGAGAAATATTTGCCGCCAGGGGCTATTTTGGCGCAGAAGAAGGTATCAAAAGATCCCAGGAGTGAGCCTCAGTACAGAGAACGGATTCCCTACCTTGTAACTCGTGATTCAACTAAAGAGAGAGTCAAGGATAGATGCGTCAGTCCGGATCAGTACGTATCATCTTACAGCTCGAATGATCCTTTGgagcttgattttgagtaCTACATTACTCGAGTTTTGATTCCACCTTTGGAAAGGGTATTCAACTTGATGGGTGTAAACATCCAAGAGTGGTACAGAGAGATGCCGAAGTCCACGACTCATCTTGCATTGACAAAACAGGACGTTACGAAAATCAGCGACATCGTGCAATATGACCAATGTTACTTTTGCCAACGAAGCCTCAAGCATTCACCATCGAGGTACTTGTGTCAATTTTGCTATGGTCAAGAGATGGGATTAGCTATTGACGCAGTGTCAATGGTTaaacaaaaagaatctcAGGTCATGGACTACGAGAGGGTGTGCACGGCATGTATCCATAGAAATTTTGCTAACACTTCAAGCGTTGAATACGTGTGGCATTGTACAAATGGGGATTGCCAAATATACTATGGACGTGTAAAATGCTCAAGAGAGTACGGCAACATGGTCGCTAGAAGCGATCAGGTGATGAAAGAGTTGGACCTACAATGGTGATTTGAGATCTTGTGTTTATTTGCCTCGACGATCAATCTGtgtatttgaagaagtcgCATCGACTCAAGCGAGGAGCGCCTATCTTCAAAGGCACTAGCACCATCAAGACTTTTAGTGACATAACTTCACAAGAATATAAATATCCaggcgaaaaaaaaaaaaaaaggaaaaactTATAAATAAAACCTCAATAACCcaaaatgagcttttttttaggtttttttttgtggtttttgtttttttggttttctttttctttttttagCCCTTTTTCTGGTTTTTCTTCGTACCTTTAACAATGTCATATGGGATCTcacttaaaaaaaaattattAGTTCCTCTCTGAGATGAGTTTGATTAAATTCCCAATGTATGTAATCCCGATATTTTACCATCATATCCACCCAAATTCATAAAATGTCACATATAAATCGACGAAGTTTTCATCGGTTtaaaaacacaaaaaatCCTCCATATCTAGGGAGCTGTGCTCTAAAAAACCGTCCTCGATCTTTACATCAAACGAAAAGTTCTTGCTCATTGGGAGGTCGAATTCATCGTCCAATTTACTACCAACGTTCGATGAGGATCCATGTACAACAGGCTCGACTGGTGCTGCTGACCAATTGGTTATGCGTGAGAATGAGTGCGTGAGTTTGTCCAAGATTGTTACTTCGATGCTATGAATCGGCACCCTACACTACGACCTGCTCTGAAAACTTCTCACGCATATTAACCAACTACATATGATCACCTGACCATGTGTAGCTGATTAATATACGTCTTTTCTTCACAGATTGTAGGAGCCAacgagaagttggaaaTGGTGCGACAAGCAGAGAACAGTCAAGGAAATGGTAGCTCGGCAACTCAAGCCACGACTAACCTTGGGAACAAAACCGCTGCTGGATTTTGCGCCAATACGTCGAAGGCTGATGTAGCTGGACCCATCATCGAAACGTCGTCATGATGATTGGACATGTCTGGTGTGCTTGGCATAGAGCCGGATGTACTTGAGCCAGAGAAGGACTCTGGAGCTTCCGTCGATTCGCTAGTCTTCAATTGTAGATCGATAGGCGAATTAACTGGGGAATTTATAGACACGGGCAGGAGGTAGTTGAAAAAGCCCGAGGATGAGGTTGACAAGAGTTGCGGCAGAGACACCTCCGCCTTGACAACAACTTTTGACTGTGGAGTCACCGCCTCCGCAACATCATCgctttcttcctttttgaCTTGAATTCTTGGAGTTCCCTCGACATTAAAGTCGCATTGGGAGTCGAAATCGTCAATCTCCTCGTCGCCGAACAGAACTGAACCGCTCTTGGTGCCCCTCGTGGAGTTGTTGTTCAGGGACATGTTCGCGTGTATTTGATTTTTTAATGACGTCAAGTCTTGGAGAGCAGGCAAGTTGAGCGAGTCAATCTTGTCTTGAGGGAGAAGGTTGCAAACAGCGGCAAAATTGTCGGACAATTTGGCTAAGTTGGCCTCCATCAGCAACACGTACGATTCGAGATACTCCACGTGTCTCcgcttcttttctctcGACGCGTGGGCGGCTCTTCTGTTTCTGAGAATCCGCTCCACACGACGCTgttccttctcctcttgaGTTCTAGCTCTCTTGCGAGGTGGCAAGGACGACTTGAAGTTAGGGTCGACGGCGACAGTCATGATGGCAGTGTAAGAAGGAAAGTAATGAACAGTGCGGTTAGCAAGTTGCTAAGTGGTATAGAAATGAAAGAGGTTGTTGAGTGGCCTGACGAAAGAACGAAAATTGGAGGTCGGCGGGAGGCAACCTATAAATATCGCTCCCCTCAACGCCGAGTCGGGCACTGCATGCACCAAGTGGGCAGAGAAAGTCGACGAGAGAAAgggaaaaataaaatatCTCTGAGACGGTGGTGCATGAAAGCAAATTCCAGACCCTGTGGGCAACACGGTATTGGGCAGCATGCCGACGAGGCGAAGGGCGTAGGCACGAGGTGTGCTTTTACAGTGGCCTTCAATGCCAATTATGAAACAATACTTTACGCCCTGAAACATGACGGTAATcggagaagagaaaagaaaaaaagggGGGCGTGTATCAGTGACCCTAAGGGTTTATTCACCGCTTGTgtttaaaaaaaaaaaaaaaaattacgCACTTTCTCCTCATGATGCCAAGAGGCGTCACCAGGTGCAAAAAGGCTCTGTTTCACGAATTATCTCAAATGGCAGAGAGGGAGGTTGCGGTATCTCGAGGgtaagaaaaaaaaaaaaaggcttCAAAATAGTGGCTCAGAATGGTGCCGTCGCGCCGAGAGGCAGGTATAACCTCGCCCTGTGGCACTGATAGGGACACTGCAAGGAAAGGAGGCACAAGTGATGGCAAAATGATGATTAGCAGCGAGAAATGAGAAATCGTAGCTTGGCTGCGTGGTTTAGTTTCCAAGTTCCACCATCGACTCCCAGTGCATCCTCCTGAATCCCTCATGGCAATTGCACCACTGGACCAAGCAGCAAGCTAcgttttttctttttgttgttttttgtttttttttttttttgtttttttcacctctttttttgcttttccaCAATTCATTGTGCACAAAGTGGTCCTGGCTGAGCCATTGTAATTTCCATCTGTCTCGCTATCTTTATTTTGAATCCTTCATCTGCCTACTCCGGTAGACGTCATTCCACCCACCCCCTTCAATCCCCACCCGGCATCTATCGCCCGTGCACAAACGGTGACAAGCCCGCTTCAGAAATGTAGCCATGATAAACGCATGTAGTAAATTGCAAGGAATTTGGTTTTGCTAGTGCTACATGCATTTGATTTACTAGCAAGATTAACTGGCGTTTCCATCGCCTTCTGCTGTCCATGCCCGCCTTCTTAGCGAGCAAATTGCTGCAAATATTGCTCCGTTTCGCGCCAGTCTGCTTCAGTGTAAGCGAAAGTACGACTCAGGAATCTTTTTTGCGCACTGATTCGCTCAATTGCCCTAATAAGCTTTTTATCAGAGCAGGGCGCCGCCTTGTGGAACAGGCTGGAAAATCAACTACGCTTGTCTCAGACTCAATGTAAGATGCGTTTGTTGAAGGCAATTTTGTGAACTATAGATCTTTTAAAAGATTTTTTTTAGTAGTGCGTTTTACTTCTTTTCGTCTTGATTCTCAGTTTTTGCTCGCTTTGCGcaaatttttgcaaccaaccAAAACTCTTCACTAGATGTTGGGCATTAATGTACTTCGGAGCCCATGCACgaaattcttctttcaGCCAATACCAAAAGGGCACAATTAGCTAATTGGCTCTTTTTCAAACCGTTCATCCAAGTCTTCTGGCACACTAATGGTATCGGAAAGTTGGCAATTTTAACCATTCTATGCGCATCCGTCCAGAGTGCTCCTTGAGGAGCAGTAGCACCTTTCAATGTGTTCACTATGGTCATCATATAAGTACAATGCTTTAGTCATATCATAGATCTAAGTATCGTAGTCTACATCGATCAGATACTTGGGACGTAGGTCGAGTCATCTCATCACGTGCAAAGCTACTTCTGGCAACATCCGCTACTTTTAGTTTCCTAAGCATTCTCCTCCACATCAATAGATGAAATCGGTTCTATCCGTTCAGTCCCATGTTGTGCACGGATATGTGGGCGGCAGAGCTGCTACTTTTCCACTTCAGTACCTTGGATGGGATGTTGATAACATCAACACAGTGAACTTCTCTAACCATACTGGCTATGGATTCGTGAGAGGTTCAGCAATAGAGGCCAGCAATATGACTGCTTTGTTTCATGGTCTCGTGGATATTAAGTGTAAATACGATGCCATAATCCTGGGTTACATTCCCTCGGCAGAACTCATCGACATTATGTCCACGAACGTGCAGCTGCTCAAGACCAACAAGCCATCGACCATATACGTCTGCGATCCTGTCATGGGCGACCAGGGACAACTTTATGTCAGTGAGGACTGTGTTGAGGCTTACAGAAGACTTTTACACGAAGGGCAGGTGGACATCATCACACCAAACCACTTTGAGTTAGAGCTTTTAAGCGGGTGCAAAATCATTAATGAGACTGATTTAAAAATTGCTACAGACTACCTTCACAAAACTTGCAAAATTAAGCATATAGTCATCACGAGCTTGGGTGATGAATTTAAGCTAGGGGCAAAGAGTCATTCGGATACCATATACTGTGCTGTGTCTTCATCCGACGATTCCAGCTTGCAATACTTTAGAATCCCCGTCATCAAGTCCTACTTCACCGGAGTTGGTGACTTATTTACTGCACTCCTTCTAGACAAGTTTTATAACAACCCGAAAAATATCATGGTTGCCGTGAACCAGGTTCTCACCATCATGGCAGACGTGCTCAAGTTGACCCTTAAGCTCGGCAAGGAAGAATATCGTGAGTACAAGAAAATACATACCTTAGAAAATGAAGACATCTTGGAAGGAAAGATGAATGATGCTGACTCCATGAGATTTTTCGAGCTACGGGTAATTCAAGCTCGTGAATTCTACAATTATACGGGAGAGGGACAGTTTGAACCAGTGTCATCATAACGGCTACTTCCCAATGCGATCTGAATGTACGCGGAATACCAGTATACCCCACTGCCTGCACTTTGACAACTACTAAAGGCGCATTCTTTGGACATCCTTCACTCACGTCTATTATTCACCTACTACAATTTTCATGACCAAGCCAaatgttcttgttgttggatCTGGCGGTGTCGGATCTATTGCTGCACTTGCTCTCACCTTAAATAATAAGTGCAATGTGACGCTTGTCGTGAGGTCCCTCTTTGGGAAAGCCTCTACAGAAGGTTTCGAGATCAAATCGGTAACGTATGGAGAAATGCACAATTGGAAGCCTGATCACATCAGCAGAACGGTAGAGGAAGCTGTTTCAGAAAATGGCCCATTTGACTACATCGTTGTGACAACCAAGAACATTCCTGATGGACCGCTGCCCTGCGAAGAGATTATCAGACCTGCTGTGGTCGACGGGTTTAATACCATTGTGCTTATCCAGAATGGTATAGGCATCGAGGGGCCCATGATTGAAGCATACCCCAACAACGTTGTACTTTCGGGTATTTCAATGATTGGCTCTACCAACATCAATTGCGTTGTGAATAATCTGCACAAGGATACTATTAAGCTCAGCCCGTTCCATAATCCTAATGTTTCAGATGAAACAACAATGGAGAAGGTCAAAGAGTTTGCCAGCTTGTATCAGAACAAGAGCGAGGACGTCAATAAAGtcatcattgaagaaagtgcCTTAAAGTCGAGGTGGGAAAAACTAGTTTACAATATGGTCTTGAACACCACATGTACTGTAGCTGGCTTAGATGTGAACAGATGTCAAATAGCGGGTGCTAATGAGAACATATTCAAGCCTGCTATGAATGAGGTGTTAGCCATTGCTGCTAGTGAAGGCATAGATCTTCCTTCACTGACAAGTGATTACTTCATACACATCGGAGATGGGCTATTCTATTCACCATCTATGTTGGTGGATTCTAGAAAGAAACAGCTCTTTGAACTAGAGGTTATCTTAGGCAATCCTTTGAGAACTGCTGCTAAAAACGGAGTTCCTACACCTGTTCTTTCTACCTTGTATGGTttattgaagatgattcaACTCAGgatcaaggaggagacTGGCGTCGTGaacattgatgagaaagattATCAAGGTCATAACAGTGATGACTATCCTAAAgtatttcttgaaaagcaaCTGAAACATGCGTAAGGTTCA
This window encodes:
- the HAC1 gene encoding transcription factor HAC1, producing the protein MTVAVDPNFKSSLPPRKRARTQEEKEQRRVERILRNRRAAHASREKKRRHVEYLESYVLSMEANLAKLSDNFAAVCNLLPQDKIDSLNLPALQDLTSLKNQIHANMSSNNNSTRGTKSGSVSFGDEEIDDFDSQCDFNVEGTPRIQVKKEESDDVAEAVTPQSKVVVKAEVSSPQLLSTSSSGFFNYLSPVSINSPVNSPIDLQLKTSESTEAPESFSGSSTSGSMPSTPDMSNHHDDVSMMGPATSAFDVLAQNPAAVLFPRLVVA
- the BUD16 gene encoding putative pyridoxal kinase; protein product: MKSVLSVQSHVVHGYVGGRAATFPLQYLGWDVDNINTVNFSNHTGYGFVRGSAIEASNMTALFHGLVDIKCKYDAIISGYIPSAELIDIMSTNVQSLKTNKPSTIYVCDPVMGDQGQLYVSEDCVEAYRRLLHEGQVDIITPNHFELELLSGCKIINETDLKIATDYLHKTCKIKHIVITSLGDEFKLGAKSHSDTIYCAVSSSDDSSLQYFRIPVIKSYFTGVGDLFTALLLDKFYNNPKNIMVAVNQVLTIMADVLKLTLKLGKEEYREYKKIHTLENEDILEGKMNDADSMRFFELRVIQAREFYNYTGEGQFEPVSS